Proteins encoded in a region of the Planococcus citri chromosome 1, ihPlaCitr1.1, whole genome shotgun sequence genome:
- the LOC135833475 gene encoding uncharacterized protein LOC135833475, with amino-acid sequence MTEVTSEVYDIIHPTPISLKQLSAIAISLEIWRRKVKEYRTGEKLKEFDPDRLRKDNAWMKSMLPDLPSPIYKMIDEIVSRFGYSMKPWQSMHYKRVFCFQYTDENHILEDFDDFVCDYDGTIDYKRTAERMMRCDGFNLEMKFVVACLYFFEHDIRRIWPSVSECEYLDVDCIDFDNCSQLYYWICRLTNKLDKIPTLTLRSETIDERMFRAYMPYNRPSIEYFWNRIPLEKRMQKAIDHLCDHDFIRVILPKLDNQQLDKFVNGERACLFDIFYYFRFEEWIVLRTWVHIRNIINEDNFTNLIIRMFQVKDADEYEYPEQEKEKWEYLCCQIWNHTQPNLKSSVIGVISTDSSQFTANIDTYDDYECNQMNAELLLTILRDASLKKRNLFWRNCWNFLIQAVRSKDLQRVIKLCFKNEDEINQFKQNVIVKNGDVLQLCVALLDDAFLKELNAFVTFCCPELQGRRIFKQQILQSAFLDEDCLLSGEILREIDEFNDFVEDVSTYIKNRLISSPSVMERLSSIICTGLVSSETIIKFIDTLASTELKEETVVQAKKSLIDSLKKYLTRNARRPAGKIYRKDELNSILLWCLGSNEGVEEFNLKYTSW; translated from the coding sequence GAATATCGCACTGGAGAAAAACTGAAAGAATTTGACCCTGACAGGCTACGAAAAGACAACGCCTGGATGAAATCTATGCTTCCTGATTTACCATCCCCGATTTACAAGATGATTGACGAAATTGTCTCAAGATTTGGGTATTCGATGAAACCTTGGCAAAGTATGCATTATAAAAgagtattttgttttcaatacaCTGATGAGAACCATATTTTAGAAGACTTCGATGATTTTGTCTGCGATTACGACGGCACTATCGATTACAAGAGGacagccgaacgtatgatgcgtTGTGATGGATTCAATTTGGAAATGAAGTTTGTAGTTGCTTGTTTGTATTTCTTTGAACACGATATTAGACGAATTTGGCCATCTGTATCCGAATGCGAATACTTGGATGTGGATTGCATTGATTTTGACAATTGCTCGCAACTCTATTATTGGATTTGCCGTCTCACGAATAAATTAGATAAAATACCAACCTTAACCTTAAGGAGTGAAACTATTGATGAAAGAATGTTCAGGGCGTACATGCCTTATAATAGACCTTCtatcgagtatttttggaatcgtataccTCTTGAAAAACGAATGCAAAAAGCTATTGATCACCTTTGTGATCATGATTTTATTAGAGTTATTTTACCAAAGCTGGATAATCAGCAGCTCGATAAATTTGTCAATGGCGAACGTGCTTGCTTGTTTGATATATTCTACTATTTTCGTTTCGAGGAATGGATTGTCCTGAGAACTTGGGTTCACATTAGGAACATTATAAATGAAGATAATTTCACCAATCTTATCATTCGTATGTTTCAAGTTAAGGATGCTGATGAATATGAGTACCCTGAACAGGAAAAGGAAAAGTGGGAATATTTGTGTTGTCAGATATGGAACCATACACAGCCTAATTTAAAATCTTCGGTGATTGGAGTTATCTCAACTGACAGTAGCCAGTTCACAGCTAATATTGATACTTATGATGATTATGAATGTAATCAGATGAATGCTGAATTGCTATTGACTATTCTGCGAGACGcgtctttgaaaaaaagaaacttatTCTGGCGTAATTGCTGGAATTTTCTAATTCAAGCGGTTCGAAGCAAAGATTTGCAACGAGTAATAAAATTGTGCTTTAAAAACGAAGATGAGATTAATCAGTTCAAGCAAAATGTTATAGTTAAAAACGGAGATGTTCTTCAGCTCTGCGTTGCATTATTGgatgatgcatttttgaaagaattgaatGCATTTGTGACTTTTTGTTGTCCTGAATTGCAAGGAAGGAGAATCTTTAAACAACAAATACTGCAGTCAGCTTTTCTCGATGAAGATTGTCTACTCAGCGGTGAGATTCTGCGAGAAATCGACGAATTCAATGATTTTGTGGAAGATGTTTCTACCTATATTAAAAATCGGCTCATTTCGTCGCCTTCAGTTATGGAACGTTTATCGAGCATCATTTGTACAGGACTTGTTTCTTCGGAAACGATAATTAAATTTATTGATACCCTTGCTTCAACGGAACTGAAGGAAGAAACCGTAGTGCAGGCCAAGAAGAGTTTGAttgattcgttgaaaaagtatttGACTAGGAATGCACGTAGACCTGCAGGTAAAATATATCGCAAGGATGAACTCAACTCGATCTTATTATGGTGCTTGGGAAGTAATGAAGGAGTCGAAGAATTCAATCTAAAGTACACTTCGTGGTAG